The Croceicoccus marinus genome contains a region encoding:
- a CDS encoding Crp/Fnr family transcriptional regulator, translated as MSEDFPNSWRFLLGRARHALSRDEQRIVEDMIGPVERVSHDRVILRDGELADRSTYLIEGFMARTIERDGRRHIVSMHVPGDFIDLHAFALKRLDHTVVAIGPAKVGYVPHRKLEQIVADHPHLGRMLWFSTLLDAAIHREWILTMEHLPIEGRLAHLMAELWHRLSLVRLGDEDGFNLPLTQVEIADACGTTPIHLNRVVRSLREAGIMELSRGRVTILDRPRLEQAGKFDPSYLYGEGHLKLRDELSH; from the coding sequence GTGAGCGAGGATTTCCCCAACAGCTGGCGTTTTCTGCTCGGCAGGGCGCGGCACGCTCTGTCGCGCGACGAACAGCGCATCGTCGAGGACATGATCGGCCCGGTCGAGCGCGTGTCCCACGACCGCGTGATCCTGCGCGACGGAGAGCTGGCCGACCGCAGCACCTATCTGATCGAGGGTTTCATGGCCCGCACGATCGAGCGTGACGGCCGGCGCCATATCGTATCGATGCACGTTCCCGGCGATTTCATCGATCTGCACGCCTTCGCGCTCAAGCGGCTGGATCACACCGTGGTGGCGATCGGGCCGGCCAAAGTCGGCTATGTCCCCCACAGGAAGCTTGAGCAGATCGTCGCCGACCATCCGCATCTGGGCCGCATGCTGTGGTTTTCCACCCTGCTCGACGCCGCGATCCACCGCGAATGGATCCTGACGATGGAGCATCTGCCGATCGAGGGGCGGCTCGCCCATCTGATGGCCGAGTTGTGGCACCGGCTGTCGCTGGTCCGCCTGGGGGACGAGGACGGCTTCAACCTGCCGCTGACCCAGGTCGAGATCGCCGACGCCTGCGGCACCACCCCGATCCACCTCAACCGCGTTGTGCGCAGCCTGCGCGAGGCGGGGATCATGGAGCTGTCGCGCGGCCGGGTCACGATCCTCGACCGCCCGCGGCTGGAACAGGCGGGCAAGTTCGACCCCTCGTATCTTTACGGCGAGGGTCATCTGAAACTGCGCGACGAACTGTCCCACTGA
- a CDS encoding DUF2279 domain-containing protein: MIDSTNPRPARGERPRRPGRWMLGAACGAWLAAAPIAASGAEADFVGGLENAARWIDASDAEDWDLAGMAERGDAQRAMRDSWQDGPQDSGDDAPQPVEPAVPYAGPAGPEAPVRHAAGVVPPGWADHVPREYASRPTFGSQVGAIRTEALAMFGYFTIRAGSKLFGETDGFKFKDEGWFGKDTEYVGVDKFAHAWNTYLAAEILHNRLHRNANASEGDALTAGALAFGFVAYNELSDAIEPDSGWSWNDIVMNGLGAGFSVLRNTVPGVKEKVAFKIEIVPNEDFWTYSGPRRFEQQRFMFSLKGAGFEELRDTPLRFLDLQLGYGADDFEPEDRAAGIEPKRHVFVGVGLNVGELLFGGSRSGVARAGWSALDYFQVPYTSVRMDQGGDPYF; encoded by the coding sequence ATGATCGATTCGACCAATCCGCGCCCGGCCCGGGGCGAAAGGCCGCGCCGCCCGGGGCGCTGGATGCTGGGCGCGGCCTGCGGCGCGTGGCTTGCGGCCGCGCCCATTGCCGCATCCGGGGCAGAGGCGGATTTCGTCGGCGGCCTGGAGAACGCCGCGCGCTGGATCGACGCTTCGGATGCCGAGGACTGGGATCTTGCGGGCATGGCGGAGCGCGGCGACGCCCAGCGCGCGATGCGGGATTCCTGGCAGGACGGCCCGCAGGACAGCGGGGACGATGCGCCGCAGCCGGTGGAGCCGGCGGTGCCCTACGCCGGACCTGCTGGTCCCGAAGCCCCGGTCCGCCATGCCGCGGGCGTGGTGCCGCCCGGCTGGGCCGATCACGTGCCGCGCGAATATGCGAGTCGTCCGACGTTCGGATCGCAGGTCGGCGCGATCAGGACCGAGGCGCTGGCGATGTTCGGCTATTTCACCATCCGCGCCGGGTCCAAGCTGTTTGGCGAAACCGACGGCTTCAAGTTCAAGGACGAGGGCTGGTTCGGCAAGGACACCGAATATGTCGGCGTCGACAAGTTCGCCCATGCGTGGAACACCTATCTCGCCGCCGAAATCCTGCACAACCGCCTGCACCGCAATGCCAATGCGTCCGAAGGCGACGCGTTGACCGCAGGGGCGCTGGCCTTCGGTTTCGTCGCCTATAACGAGCTTTCCGACGCGATCGAGCCGGACAGCGGCTGGTCGTGGAACGACATCGTGATGAACGGGCTGGGCGCGGGCTTTTCGGTGCTGCGCAACACGGTGCCGGGCGTGAAGGAAAAAGTCGCCTTCAAGATCGAGATCGTGCCGAACGAGGATTTCTGGACCTATAGCGGCCCCCGCCGGTTCGAGCAGCAGCGCTTCATGTTCTCGCTGAAAGGCGCCGGATTCGAGGAATTGCGCGACACGCCGCTGCGCTTCCTCGACCTGCAGCTGGGCTATGGTGCGGATGATTTCGAGCCGGAGGACCGCGCAGCGGGGATCGAGCCGAAGCGGCATGTCTTCGTGGGCGTCGGCCTGAATGTCGGGGAACTGCTGTTCGGCGGGTCGCGGTCCGGGGTGGCCAGGGCGGGGTGGTCGGCGCTCGACTATTTCCAGGTGCCCTATACCTCGGTGCGGATGGACCAGGGCGGCGATCCGTATTTCTGA
- a CDS encoding DUF2231 domain-containing protein, which yields MIPDRRPHRPMIGSFQALLLAFPVALFPAALVTDITYLNTAEIQWTNFSAWLLAAGELFAGLLLIGALVSLVRSRSGRATLYFLLVLALFVVGLINSFHHSGDGWASVGTFGLILSILGALLALAAGAIGYSSLGAATRLRDADLHDRTDRPRPVEIAR from the coding sequence ATGATCCCCGACCGCCGCCCCCATCGTCCGATGATCGGGTCGTTCCAGGCCTTGCTGCTGGCATTCCCGGTGGCCCTGTTTCCCGCAGCGCTGGTGACCGACATCACCTATCTCAACACTGCCGAGATCCAGTGGACCAATTTCTCCGCCTGGCTGCTGGCCGCGGGCGAGCTGTTCGCGGGGCTGCTGCTGATCGGCGCGCTGGTGTCGCTGGTGCGCTCGCGCAGCGGACGGGCGACGCTGTATTTCCTGCTGGTGCTGGCGCTGTTCGTCGTCGGGCTGATCAATTCCTTCCACCATAGCGGCGACGGCTGGGCATCGGTGGGCACGTTCGGGCTGATCCTGTCGATCCTGGGTGCGCTGCTGGCGCTCGCTGCCGGGGCGATCGGCTATTCCTCGCTGGGCGCGGCAACCCGCCTGCGCGATGCCGATCTGCACGACCGAACCGACAGGCCCCGCCCCGTGGAGATTGCCCGATGA
- a CDS encoding MerR family transcriptional regulator: MNLQDLRADIASPGSTDTQAGTDAAGDNALLGIQDVARKLGVTLRALRFYEKEGLIKPERVGTTRVYTRREIAGNVPLSVETRLSGGAFCEVMRRS; encoded by the coding sequence ATGAACTTGCAGGATCTGCGGGCCGATATCGCATCGCCCGGATCGACCGATACGCAGGCCGGCACGGATGCGGCGGGCGACAACGCCCTGCTGGGCATTCAGGATGTCGCGCGTAAGCTGGGCGTGACGCTGCGGGCCTTGCGCTTCTATGAAAAGGAAGGGCTGATCAAGCCCGAGCGCGTGGGCACCACTCGCGTCTATACCAGGCGCGAGATCGCGGGGAATGTCCCGCTTTCTGTTGAAACTCGCCTGAGCGGCGGTGCTTTCTGCGAGGTTATGCGGCGTTCTTGA
- a CDS encoding DUF1989 domain-containing protein: MTADTQTLSRIAPRSGVAFELNEGERLTVIDPEGQQVADLLAFVRGDVGEVISNGRTFDYEETIALTTGNRLWSNRSNVLLSIEEDTVGRHDFLLTPCSEATFRHFYPGKPVHRGCFGNLAEALAPWGIDEDRIPVAFNVFMNVPVAADGSVSVLPPTGRPGDHITLLAHRDLVIGLTACSAYDSNGGSFKPIDYRIDR, from the coding sequence ATGACCGCCGATACGCAGACCCTCAGCAGGATCGCGCCCCGCAGCGGCGTGGCCTTCGAACTGAACGAGGGCGAGCGGCTGACGGTGATCGATCCCGAGGGACAGCAGGTCGCCGACCTGCTCGCCTTCGTGCGTGGCGATGTAGGCGAGGTGATCTCGAACGGGCGGACTTTCGATTATGAGGAGACGATCGCGCTGACCACCGGCAACCGGCTGTGGTCGAACCGGTCGAACGTGCTGCTGTCGATCGAGGAGGACACCGTCGGTCGCCACGATTTCCTGCTGACCCCGTGCAGCGAAGCGACGTTTCGTCATTTCTATCCCGGCAAGCCGGTCCACCGCGGCTGTTTCGGCAATCTGGCCGAGGCGCTGGCCCCCTGGGGCATCGACGAGGACCGGATCCCGGTCGCCTTCAACGTGTTCATGAACGTGCCGGTGGCCGCGGACGGCAGCGTATCCGTGCTGCCGCCCACCGGACGGCCGGGCGACCACATCACCCTGCTGGCGCACCGCGACCTGGTGATCGGGCTGACCGCCTGCTCGGCCTATGACAGCAATGGCGGCAGCTTCAAGCCCATCGACTATCGCATTGACAGATAA
- a CDS encoding PQQ-dependent sugar dehydrogenase has translation MTIRPRMTLPAAALALCLAACGGSGPDVDQTGPDPVLPAQTEALLPAMNIATPAPWNGALPTVPEGFEITPLATGLQIPRQMLVLPNGDILVAEGMGGHAPALRPKDLIAGYIKGKGKSDAKSGDRVSLLRDADGDGRAEMVSEFITGLDAPYGLAYVDGAVYVANQDNLMRFPYTPGQTRITAPGEIVTKLPSRINHHWTKAMTASADGSRLYVGIGSNSNVGERGMEVEEDRAVIWEIDPATGMHRQMVSGIRNPTALAINPADGALWAVVNERDELGAQLVPDYLTRIRDGAFYGWPYSYWGQHVDPRVRPQRPELVQSAVVPDYSLGSHHAPLGLAFMDGGAWGPRFAGGVFVGEHGSWNRQDLAGYKVSWIPFAGMSPGGDPVDLVTGFIDEDGHARGRPVGVTWDAQRGALLIADDVSNTVWRVTRSGGPAPAAQTARASGPASGPPAGPASTGG, from the coding sequence ATGACCATCCGCCCCCGGATGACGTTGCCCGCGGCGGCGCTGGCGCTGTGCCTTGCCGCTTGCGGCGGCAGCGGCCCCGATGTCGACCAGACCGGCCCCGACCCCGTGCTGCCCGCCCAGACCGAGGCGCTGCTGCCCGCGATGAACATCGCGACCCCGGCCCCGTGGAACGGCGCGCTGCCCACGGTGCCCGAAGGGTTCGAGATCACCCCGCTCGCCACCGGGCTGCAGATCCCGCGCCAGATGCTGGTGCTGCCCAATGGCGACATATTGGTGGCAGAGGGCATGGGCGGCCACGCCCCGGCACTGCGGCCCAAGGACCTGATCGCGGGCTATATCAAGGGCAAGGGCAAGTCCGACGCGAAGAGCGGCGACCGCGTGTCGCTCCTGCGCGATGCCGACGGCGACGGCCGGGCCGAGATGGTGAGCGAGTTCATCACCGGCCTCGATGCGCCCTATGGCCTCGCCTATGTGGACGGCGCGGTCTATGTCGCCAACCAGGACAATCTGATGCGCTTTCCCTATACGCCGGGACAGACGCGCATCACCGCTCCGGGCGAGATCGTCACGAAGCTGCCCTCTCGCATCAACCACCACTGGACCAAGGCGATGACCGCCAGTGCCGACGGGTCGCGGCTGTATGTCGGGATCGGGTCCAATTCGAATGTCGGCGAACGCGGCATGGAGGTCGAGGAAGACCGCGCCGTCATCTGGGAGATCGACCCTGCGACCGGCATGCACCGGCAAATGGTGTCGGGCATCCGCAATCCCACCGCGCTGGCGATCAATCCCGCCGACGGTGCCTTGTGGGCCGTGGTGAACGAACGGGACGAGCTGGGCGCGCAGCTGGTGCCGGACTATCTGACCCGCATCCGCGACGGGGCGTTCTATGGCTGGCCCTACAGCTATTGGGGACAGCACGTCGATCCGCGCGTCCGTCCGCAGCGGCCCGAACTGGTGCAGTCCGCGGTGGTGCCCGATTATTCGCTGGGCTCGCACCATGCGCCGCTTGGCCTCGCGTTCATGGACGGCGGCGCCTGGGGCCCGCGCTTTGCAGGCGGCGTGTTCGTGGGCGAACATGGCAGCTGGAACCGGCAGGATCTTGCTGGCTACAAGGTCAGCTGGATCCCATTCGCGGGCATGTCGCCCGGCGGCGATCCGGTCGACCTGGTCACCGGCTTCATCGACGAGGATGGCCATGCGCGCGGCAGGCCCGTGGGCGTGACTTGGGATGCGCAGCGCGGCGCGCTGCTGATCGCGGACGATGTGTCGAACACCGTGTGGCGCGTCACCCGCAGCGGCGGACCCGCGCCCGCGGCACAGACGGCGCGCGCATCCGGCCCGGCATCCGGCCCGCCAGCCGGCCCGGCCTCGACCGGGGGCTGA
- a CDS encoding catalase: protein MANDIDFDDGGANHQKPKGSDDIMTTAQGAPVADDQNWLTAGPRGPQLLEDHIAREKIFHFDHERIPERVVHARGYGIHGHFELKKAIPEYSHAAIFNEVGVKTPTFTRFSTVAGNKGSPDLARDVRGFATKFYTKQGNWDLVGNNIPVFFIQDAIKFPDLIHAAKPAPDRGFPQAQTAHDNFWDFISLTPESMHMVMWIMSDRTIPRSFRFMEGFGVHTFRLINKEGQSHFVKFHWKPHLGMQSVIWNEAVKVNGADPDFHRRDMWDSIEAGDFPAWDLGIQVFDEDFAESFEFDVLDATKIIPEEQVPVQIIGTLTLDANVDNFFAETEQVAFCTQNIVPGMDFSNDPLLQGRNFSYLDTQLKRLGGPNFTHIPINAPKCPVRHFQQDGHMAMTNPKGRANYEPNSWSGPMDDNREPRGPRACPMNGFTSYEAPVEGPKMRVRSETFADHYSQARQFYISQTRIERGHMANALTFELSKVEHVHIRERMVGHLRNIDENLAKEVADGLGMPDMPEKMPAAREPITDLPPSKPLSILANSPKTFKGRKLGLYIAEGADAATVKALMEGVKAEGGMVEIVAPHVTGARLSDGTLQAAQQKIDGGPSVLYDAVAIVMGEGAGKNYADDKPSIDFVNDAFAHAKFIGFSPEVMPLLKGAGVAEKMDGGFVELGDAKGFVDAIKDLRFWDRAAVKQD, encoded by the coding sequence ATGGCCAATGACATTGATTTCGACGACGGCGGCGCCAACCATCAGAAGCCGAAGGGCAGCGACGACATCATGACCACGGCGCAGGGCGCTCCGGTCGCGGACGACCAGAACTGGCTGACCGCCGGGCCGCGCGGTCCGCAGCTGCTGGAAGACCATATCGCGCGCGAGAAGATTTTCCACTTCGACCATGAACGCATCCCCGAACGCGTCGTCCACGCGCGCGGCTATGGCATCCACGGCCATTTCGAGCTGAAGAAGGCGATCCCCGAATATTCGCACGCCGCGATCTTCAACGAGGTGGGGGTCAAGACGCCGACCTTCACGCGCTTTTCGACCGTGGCGGGCAACAAGGGTTCCCCCGACCTTGCGCGCGACGTGCGCGGTTTCGCGACCAAGTTCTATACCAAGCAGGGCAACTGGGACCTTGTCGGCAACAACATCCCGGTGTTCTTCATCCAGGACGCGATCAAGTTCCCCGACCTGATCCATGCAGCCAAGCCCGCGCCCGACCGCGGCTTTCCGCAGGCGCAGACCGCGCATGACAATTTCTGGGACTTCATCTCGCTGACGCCGGAATCGATGCACATGGTGATGTGGATCATGTCCGACCGCACCATCCCGCGCAGTTTCCGCTTCATGGAAGGCTTCGGCGTCCACACTTTCCGCCTGATCAACAAGGAAGGCCAGTCGCATTTCGTCAAGTTCCACTGGAAGCCACATCTGGGCATGCAATCGGTGATCTGGAACGAGGCGGTGAAGGTCAATGGCGCGGACCCCGACTTCCATCGCCGCGACATGTGGGATTCGATTGAGGCGGGCGACTTCCCGGCCTGGGACCTGGGCATCCAGGTGTTCGACGAGGATTTCGCCGAAAGCTTCGAATTCGACGTGCTCGACGCGACCAAGATCATTCCCGAGGAGCAGGTTCCGGTCCAGATCATCGGCACGCTGACGCTGGACGCCAATGTCGACAATTTCTTCGCCGAGACCGAGCAGGTCGCCTTCTGCACGCAGAACATCGTTCCGGGCATGGATTTCAGCAACGACCCGCTGCTGCAGGGGCGCAATTTCTCGTATCTCGATACGCAGCTGAAGCGTCTGGGCGGGCCGAACTTCACCCATATCCCGATCAATGCGCCCAAGTGCCCCGTCCGCCATTTCCAGCAGGACGGCCACATGGCGATGACCAACCCCAAGGGGCGTGCCAATTACGAGCCGAACAGCTGGTCCGGCCCGATGGACGACAATCGCGAACCCCGCGGCCCGCGCGCCTGCCCGATGAACGGCTTCACCAGCTATGAAGCGCCGGTCGAGGGTCCCAAGATGCGCGTGCGCAGCGAGACCTTTGCCGATCACTACAGCCAGGCGCGGCAGTTCTATATCTCGCAGACCAGGATCGAGCGGGGGCACATGGCCAATGCGCTGACCTTCGAGCTCAGCAAGGTCGAGCATGTCCATATCCGCGAGCGCATGGTCGGCCATTTGCGCAATATCGACGAGAATCTGGCGAAAGAGGTTGCGGATGGTCTGGGCATGCCGGACATGCCGGAAAAAATGCCCGCCGCTCGCGAGCCGATCACCGACCTGCCGCCCAGCAAGCCGCTGTCGATCCTGGCCAACAGCCCCAAGACCTTCAAGGGCCGCAAGCTGGGTCTCTATATCGCAGAGGGCGCGGATGCCGCGACGGTCAAGGCGCTGATGGAAGGCGTCAAGGCCGAGGGCGGCATGGTCGAGATCGTCGCCCCGCATGTCACCGGCGCCAGGCTGTCCGATGGCACGCTGCAGGCCGCGCAGCAGAAGATCGATGGCGGTCCGTCGGTGCTGTATGACGCGGTCGCGATCGTGATGGGTGAAGGCGCGGGCAAGAACTATGCGGACGACAAGCCCAGCATCGATTTCGTCAACGATGCCTTCGCGCATGCCAAGTTCATCGGTTTTTCGCCCGAAGTCATGCCTCTGCTGAAAGGCGCGGGCGTGGCCGAGAAGATGGACGGCGGTTTCGTCGAACTGGGCGATGCCAAGGGCTTCGTCGACGCGATCAAGGATCTGCGTTTCTGGGACCGCGCGGCGGTCAAGCAGGACTGA
- a CDS encoding DUF421 domain-containing protein — protein MNAQTETFFSSAGHVLRSGLSAAILFVVIIVLIRLLGKRATGQMSNFDWIISVTVGSLAASGILLKEVSLADVILAITVIGVLQWSTAWLASRSVWFERLVRAKPRLLVHKGRLLEEDMRRERISRHEIFAYLRANGYVGPEEANWVVLENDGTMTVIPRQDAGFDDAGLLDDVVWSSSPADEAKERAGAKEEERAEQSR, from the coding sequence ATGAACGCCCAGACCGAAACCTTCTTCAGTTCCGCCGGCCACGTACTCAGATCGGGCCTGTCCGCCGCCATCCTGTTCGTCGTCATAATCGTGCTGATTCGCCTGCTGGGCAAGCGGGCAACCGGGCAGATGAGCAATTTCGACTGGATCATCTCGGTCACCGTGGGCAGCCTGGCGGCCAGCGGCATCCTGCTGAAGGAAGTCAGCCTGGCCGACGTGATCCTTGCCATCACCGTCATCGGGGTGCTGCAATGGAGCACGGCGTGGCTCGCCTCGCGCAGCGTCTGGTTCGAGCGGCTGGTGCGCGCCAAGCCGCGCCTGCTGGTCCACAAGGGCCGCCTGCTGGAAGAGGACATGCGCCGCGAGCGCATCTCGCGCCACGAGATCTTCGCCTATCTGCGCGCGAACGGCTATGTCGGCCCGGAAGAGGCGAACTGGGTGGTGCTGGAAAACGACGGCACCATGACCGTAATCCCCCGGCAGGATGCGGGCTTCGACGATGCGGGGCTGCTGGACGATGTCGTCTGGTCCTCGTCTCCGGCGGATGAAGCGAAGGAACGGGCCGGCGCAAAGGAGGAGGAAAGGGCGGAACAATCGCGCTGA
- a CDS encoding nucleotidyl transferase AbiEii/AbiGii toxin family protein, whose protein sequence is MTARASEWRKLLDKALPALDHVFGAQSEKTDSPDWTLGGGTAIAIQIAHRISYDIDIFVPGTALRNFVPANNPASRGISERFQWPGHYLKFELDEGEIDFLSPPLQTEPGFEWARYGDRRIALETPEEVIIKKIRYRSAKFTPRDVYDLAAVTQERPALARIMAEETADALPRLQESLRVLEAKGGTDLTPYVNPTAKGRKILPDAFRIAKATVGEAMGMADRASRQISRDPRRFPPPDRGIGD, encoded by the coding sequence ATGACCGCAAGGGCCTCTGAATGGCGCAAGCTCCTCGACAAGGCGCTGCCGGCGCTGGATCACGTGTTCGGCGCGCAATCGGAGAAAACGGATAGCCCCGACTGGACGCTCGGGGGCGGTACCGCGATCGCCATCCAGATCGCCCATCGCATATCCTACGACATCGACATCTTCGTGCCGGGCACCGCGCTCAGGAACTTCGTGCCCGCCAACAATCCTGCCTCACGCGGCATTTCCGAACGCTTCCAGTGGCCGGGTCACTACCTGAAGTTCGAGCTCGACGAGGGAGAGATCGACTTCCTCTCCCCACCCCTGCAGACCGAACCAGGATTCGAATGGGCCAGATACGGGGATCGGCGCATCGCCCTCGAGACACCCGAGGAAGTGATCATCAAGAAGATCCGATATCGATCGGCCAAGTTCACTCCCCGCGACGTCTACGACCTTGCAGCGGTCACTCAGGAAAGACCCGCCCTGGCCAGGATCATGGCGGAAGAGACCGCGGACGCATTGCCGCGACTCCAGGAATCTCTGCGCGTGCTGGAGGCCAAGGGCGGGACGGATCTGACCCCCTACGTCAACCCGACCGCTAAGGGACGGAAGATCCTACCGGATGCGTTCCGCATCGCCAAGGCGACCGTCGGCGAAGCCATGGGCATGGCGGACCGGGCCTCGCGGCAGATTTCCCGTGATCCGCGTCGATTCCCGCCTCCGGATCGCGGCATCGGGGACTGA
- the gntA gene encoding guanitoxin biosynthesis heme-dependent pre-guanitoxin N-hydroxylase GntA: MATKDPRADPALLEEFENFIRNQEFPCVGAKSALSKGQMKIVPCWSLTSGWSDVLIHRQLLQWAYDYQQDPTLFRSIAFVFDGPLDLDEVGFEKAMWERIQSLSDKDAWLDQPYDEQVSSNPEDPHFSLSFGGEAFFVVGLHPNASRPARRFRTPVLVFNLHDQFEQLRSQGRYEKIRDTILDRDRELAGSINPMLARHGESSEAVQYSGRLTGSDWQCPFSDKRDAEPSGK, translated from the coding sequence ATGGCGACAAAAGATCCGCGTGCCGACCCGGCGCTGCTGGAAGAGTTCGAGAATTTCATTCGCAACCAGGAATTCCCCTGCGTCGGCGCGAAATCCGCGCTGAGCAAGGGTCAGATGAAGATCGTGCCCTGCTGGTCGCTGACCAGCGGATGGAGCGACGTTCTGATTCACCGCCAGCTGCTGCAATGGGCGTATGACTACCAGCAGGACCCGACGCTTTTCCGCTCCATCGCCTTTGTCTTCGACGGCCCGCTCGACCTGGACGAGGTCGGCTTCGAAAAGGCGATGTGGGAGCGTATCCAGTCGCTGTCGGACAAGGACGCCTGGCTCGACCAGCCTTATGACGAGCAGGTCAGTTCCAATCCCGAGGATCCCCATTTCTCGCTGTCGTTCGGGGGCGAGGCGTTCTTCGTGGTCGGATTGCATCCCAACGCCAGCCGCCCGGCGCGGCGGTTCCGCACGCCGGTGCTGGTATTCAACCTGCACGACCAGTTCGAACAGCTGCGCAGCCAGGGCCGCTATGAGAAGATCCGCGACACGATCCTGGACCGCGACCGCGAGCTGGCCGGATCGATCAATCCCATGCTCGCCCGCCACGGCGAGAGCAGCGAGGCGGTGCAATATTCGGGGCGGCTGACCGGCAGCGACTGGCAATGCCCGTTTTCCGACAAGCGCGACGCCGAGCCTTCGGGCAAATAG
- a CDS encoding IS256 family transposase has protein sequence MKTTTTSASALATAPVGSSLVEDAYGALTKSFEQFCLMAGIESLTQMMNEDVARLAGDRYEHCPGKPGYRWGRTKSQVGFHGGKIEVDRPRVRSKATGKEMALPSWEEIAAGGYLDQWAMNLMVMNMATRKFGRAVRLPEAGVPADAGSGLSSSAVSRRFKALTQAKLDEWMASDLSELDLVAIQIDGLHLDDHLLMIGAVGIEASGQKHPLGVVEGATENAATVQALLDNLIERGVNPEGCYLFIVDGAKALSKALRRTFGADIPIQRCQVHKARNITDRLAPKHHAAVRRALKQAWEMDDAEKAERLIRNLARRFEQEAPDVSRSILEGLDEILTVVRLGLPLELRRSLASTNIIESMNSVIRQVCRNVKRWRDARMALRWTAAGMFEAKKGFRRLKAYKQLPILKQALIDHRQKDQIDQVKNAA, from the coding sequence ATGAAGACGACTACCACATCTGCCAGTGCCCTGGCCACCGCGCCTGTCGGGTCTTCGCTTGTCGAGGACGCCTATGGCGCGCTGACGAAGAGTTTCGAGCAGTTCTGCCTGATGGCGGGCATCGAAAGCCTGACGCAGATGATGAACGAAGACGTGGCCCGGTTGGCGGGGGATCGCTATGAACATTGCCCTGGTAAGCCCGGCTACCGTTGGGGTCGCACGAAATCCCAAGTGGGCTTTCATGGCGGCAAGATCGAGGTCGATCGCCCGCGCGTTCGCAGCAAGGCGACGGGCAAGGAAATGGCGCTGCCGAGTTGGGAGGAGATCGCTGCGGGTGGGTATCTCGACCAATGGGCCATGAACCTGATGGTGATGAACATGGCCACGCGCAAATTCGGCCGTGCCGTTCGGCTGCCCGAGGCCGGTGTACCTGCGGACGCGGGCAGCGGCCTATCCAGTTCTGCGGTCTCCCGGCGGTTCAAGGCGCTGACACAGGCCAAGCTCGATGAATGGATGGCCTCCGATCTGTCGGAGCTGGATCTGGTCGCCATCCAGATCGACGGGCTGCATCTGGACGATCATCTGCTGATGATCGGCGCTGTCGGGATTGAGGCTTCCGGGCAAAAGCACCCTCTGGGTGTCGTCGAGGGGGCGACAGAGAACGCAGCAACGGTGCAAGCCCTGCTCGATAATCTGATCGAGCGTGGAGTGAACCCCGAGGGCTGCTACCTGTTCATCGTGGACGGGGCCAAGGCGCTGAGCAAGGCGTTGCGTCGGACCTTCGGGGCGGACATTCCCATCCAGCGCTGTCAGGTCCACAAGGCGCGCAACATCACCGACCGCCTTGCGCCCAAGCATCATGCCGCTGTACGCCGCGCCTTGAAGCAGGCCTGGGAGATGGACGATGCTGAAAAGGCCGAACGCCTGATCCGCAATCTCGCACGGCGCTTCGAACAGGAGGCCCCCGATGTCTCGCGCTCGATCCTGGAGGGGCTCGACGAAATCCTCACCGTGGTCAGGCTGGGGCTGCCGCTTGAACTCAGGCGTTCACTGGCCAGCACCAATATCATCGAGTCCATGAACAGCGTCATCCGACAGGTCTGCCGGAACGTGAAACGCTGGCGGGATGCCAGGATGGCCTTGCGCTGGACAGCCGCGGGCATGTTCGAAGCCAAGAAGGGTTTCCGGCGTCTCAAGGCATACAAGCAGCTGCCAATTCTCAAGCAGGCCCTTATCGACCACCGCCAAAAGGACCAGATTGACCAAGTCAAGAACGCCGCATAA